Within Salvia splendens isolate huo1 chromosome 21, SspV2, whole genome shotgun sequence, the genomic segment ACCACACTAAGTCAAATATAATAGGAATTTATATCCCTACACAAACATAGTCTTccaaaatataagaaaatagtTAATGTAAAAAAAGTGGGTTCTATCACTTACGCCATTGAAAGCGTAGCTGATCCCTTCCCAGCCTTGGCTTCAACAACTTCAGTCCCACCATCTTGTGTTCTTTTAGTAAGAGCTGTAATTTCTTCAGCTGACAGATTTGCTGATGGTGTGGCCTATACAAATGTAGTAAGTTTTAGTCTCAAATATGCTACAATTGCATGAATGAAATGGGAAAAAAGATTTGTGAAAATGCAGTACTAGTGAAAACAAAGGAAGAATAGTAATCCCGGCATGTCCACCAATAACAGGTACATTGACATCTGCAAATATGTATTGCAAAAATATAAATCCAGATGAAATACCTAAGAAAAAGCAATTTACCGGACAGAAAAATAATCATACCAGCAACATTGGCATTGGCCTTGCCAGCGTAGAACGTTTTGGCTCTAACAACATCAAGAGTGGTTACACCAAAGAGTCTCCTCGGATCATATACTCCCTTGATCTTGAAGATTTCAGCAGCAATTGGCACAGTTGAATTCACAGGATTGCTGATCATATTGACCAGAGCCTGTATTTTTGAAAAGGACCACACAAATCAAAACACACAATAATAGCATAGGAAATCAAATGTTAACAAATGGGAATgcaaagagaaagagagataggCATGTTACATTGGGGCAATATTTGGAAATTGCCTCACAAAGAGATTTAACAATGCCGGCATTAATCTTGAAGAGGTCGTCGCGGGTCATGCCGGGCTTTCTTGGCACACCAGCTGGaataatgaccatatctgaaCCCTCCAAAGCTGCCCCTAGCTGATCCTCACCGGCATATCCTTTCACCTTTACATCAGAAAACaagatatgataaaaaaatctaCAAAAGGGAAGTGTTAAAAATGGAGAATCAAAATACAGAAAATCCATGGAAGATGACCATCGACTTAAAGATGGAGAAGAAAAAGGggaaatttcattaattgacTACATTTTGGGGCTTATATATAGGCTGGAAAAATGCtaaacaaacaaattaaaagctaactaattatattttcatttttccattttaacaGGATAAGAAAGGGAAGAAAGCAATACTATATTAAAACTTAAGTAATACATTCTCATCATTCGATCATGGTTGGAGAATGAACATGAACATATTCAAATATCTACTTAATATGCAAATATTGGTAGGAAATATAGTAGAAAAAAAGAGAGGCTAAGCTAATACAGTAGCTATTAGTAGAGTTGGGATTAAAATTTAGCAGTAAATCAACTCGGGAAGACCAAACAAACTCAGATCTAAAACCCCCAAAAGAGGATAAAAATGAAGGATTAAAACCTCAGATCTGGTATTAATGTGGCTAACGTCAGCGGCAACACCAGGCGTTCCGGCGATATCGTACAGAGAGAGGTGTGAAACCATTGGATTCAGCTTCATTAGAAGAGATAGCGGCTGTCCAATCCCGCCAGCGGCGCCCAAAATAGCTACCTTCCGTTGCTGCCCCGACGCCGAAGCGAAGCCACGGCTCGACATCCACGACGCTGCCTCTCTCCGTCGCAGAGCAGATCTCAACAAGGCGGCCGTCATTGTTTATGgagaagagaaagagagagaaagagaatggAGAAAGAGTGATGCTAAGAGACCATGCTTTGAAATAGAGTgatgctaagagcatccactacgcgtcccgcgcgcggctcgcgttccgtcccggagggacggttccgccgcgggacgcgttgcaacccTCGTCCCATCCCGTAGCCCGTCCCCaacccgtcccgtagcccgcatccgcgagacaagggacgcaccggcccgtcacgcgcccgggcgacgtggcgcgcccccgatgcatgcgtgacacccactcgctggcccgcgagtgggcgtcgtcacggatgacgcaataattcaaattttttttaaaaaatcgaattttaataaaaaaaatttcaaacggtaatgttaccgttaattttttattttcttttttattttcttttatttatttatttactctataaataatcttatttcatactcatttcacacacaaacacacatatattcctctcaaatcctctctatcactccaatttccatcttaaatcaactcaaacaaatggatccttttgagcaaatgcgtcaattaatggaacaatcacttgaagaagatcgacgacgagaggcggaggaagccgcgccacccccacgacgcacccggaagtacatcaatcggaaccgggaggaagccgtcgcacggttagtacgcgactacttctgcgataacccgatttggggagatacctacttccgtcgccgtttccgcatgagtaaaccgctatttctccacatagcgaatactttggcggcccgagaagagttcttccgagaagggttcgacgggtcgtccgtcccagccacacgacgctgcagaaatgtactgcagccatccgtcagcttgcgactggacaaacggccgacatattcgacgaatacctccacatcggagacaccactgggcgcatgtgcttgctcaacttctgcagaggcgtccgagcagccttcagtgacgaatttctccgaagGCCAAGCACggacgattgtcagttcctcctcaacctgcacgaacaagtgcacggattccccgggatgcttggcagtgtcgattgcatgcactggcaatggaagaattgcccggtggcttggagggggtcctacacgagcggccacaaaggcacccacccaaccgttgtactcgaggccgttgccgactaccggctttggatctggcacgcgtacttcggggtccctggctcgaacaacgacgtaaacgtgctccaccagtccgatctcttaccgaagttttggatggtaaagcgccggccatcaacttcgtcgccaacaaccggctgtataaaatgaggtactatctcgccgacggcatctacccgaaatggccgaccttcgtgaagacgtgcggcaggcttgcgaacccaaagcaggctctttttgcgcagaagaaGGAGGCTGCACgtaaggatgtggagagggcgtttggggttctccaagcgcgcttcaacatcatcaaagtcCCGGCTCGTTcctggttcatggagagcatggtcgacatcatgtatacgtgcataatcttgcacaacatgattgtccgagacgaaggacccgatgcgggaaattggttcgaccctgaatatcccggaagctcaaccgcaagtagtccgccgcgaagtggagcgcatccgtctatacaagaacggttggctattcgggcaaggacacacgactctagcgcccacacccaactccaagaggatctaattgagcacatttgggaaaactttggcggagaagattaaattatgtcattttttatttttttagaattttaattatgtctttttttcttttctttttttacgtttaagttgtaatgttgttttaattttaatgaattgtgtttgtttaaattgaattgggttgaaaaaaaataaaaaatgaaattgaatgaatagtaattaagggacggaataagggacggttaagggacggagcgttgcaggttccgtcccttagttaagggatggaggaaaaaaggacagtggggccctcaaatagtggtcaaatagtagttaagggacggtatagagacagcgtagtggatggtctaagtGGTAATAATGTAGCCGGACacaaagagttaatttagtccatttacatgtataaaaaaaattagaattaccgatataaacttatatgtgtgtgaatggacttgtgagttgatacttatatttgaattccattacgtaaaacacattaatatcacgaattactgtatacgttgagcaacaatcaagaaatgacagtagtaataagttgagcaaaaactacgaaagagcaacactaacatgttgaacAACATagaatgaagatgatataaaagtaaaatcaagtagtattaaaccaaatatttgaaaaaaatcaattttttttattatttaattaatttatggctggccataatgtggctaCATAACATTATTCCTTTGAAATATTCGaacaaagttttttttttatcttgtgATAAAAAGTTGTGGACTTGGAATTTAGATGGAATTACTAATGCTACTAGGTAGGCTTTGATATTTAGCACTCATTATCTGGTTGGTTTAATAGGTTAACCAATgatattttcataaataaaatatatactatttgtttcactaaaaaataaaatatattttttagattatttcattaaaaatgtaatatttcctaaaatagaaagaccatcatttctacattattcttactttactctctatttattaattcataaaataacactgcataaaatcttCTGTCGAAAATCAAATatatcatatttattgggaAACACAGAGATTATAAAGGTATGTTGATTTTATAACgctaaattcaatttaaacgtTTTTATCATGTATTACTGATTTGATTCGATGAATAAAACGTAAATTATGTCGAGATATTTGTTTTTATTCGATGAATAAAACGTAAATTGTGTCATATTTGGACATGATCT encodes:
- the LOC121785006 gene encoding malate dehydrogenase, mitochondrial-like, encoding MTAALLRSALRRREAASWMSSRGFASASGQQRKVAILGAAGGIGQPLSLLMKLNPMVSHLSLYDIAGTPGVAADVSHINTRSEVKGYAGEDQLGAALEGSDMVIIPAGVPRKPGMTRDDLFKINAGIVKSLCEAISKYCPNALVNMISNPVNSTVPIAAEIFKIKGVYDPRRLFGVTTLDVVRAKTFYAGKANANVADVNVPVIGGHAGITILPLFSLATPSANLSAEEITALTKRTQDGGTEVVEAKAGKGSATLSMAYAGAIFADACLKGLNGIPDVVECSFVQSTVTELPFFASKVRLGKNGVEEVLGLGHMTDFEKQGLEALKPELKSSIEKGIAFVHDN